The bacterium genome has a window encoding:
- a CDS encoding ABC transporter permease, with protein sequence MTRALDALGAAIIGSIEAVGRVMVLFFETLRWLVQPPFRLEQVFRQLEFIGVQSLSIIVLTGGFAGAVMALQSGYAFSIFDANSMVGTAVALAVTRELGPVFTAIMVAGRCGSAMAAEIGTMKVTEQIDALHVMAVNPVQFLVVPRVVAATIMLPLLTVIFDFVAVVGAWVVATMLLDVSSEIFYDSIVTYVKHSDFTNGLIKATVFGAIVAIVSCYMGYTTTRGAEGVGRATTAAVVVSSVSVLISDYFLTAMLFTT encoded by the coding sequence ATGACGCGCGCCCTCGACGCGCTCGGCGCCGCCATCATCGGCTCCATCGAGGCGGTCGGCCGCGTGATGGTGCTGTTTTTCGAGACCCTGCGCTGGCTCGTGCAGCCGCCGTTTCGGCTCGAGCAGGTTTTTCGCCAGCTCGAGTTCATCGGCGTGCAGTCGCTGTCGATCATTGTGCTCACCGGCGGGTTCGCCGGCGCGGTGATGGCGCTGCAATCGGGCTACGCGTTTTCGATCTTCGACGCGAACTCGATGGTCGGCACGGCGGTCGCGCTCGCGGTGACGCGCGAGCTTGGGCCGGTGTTCACCGCCATCATGGTCGCGGGCCGCTGCGGCAGCGCGATGGCCGCGGAGATCGGAACGATGAAGGTGACCGAGCAGATCGACGCGCTGCACGTCATGGCCGTCAACCCCGTGCAATTCCTCGTCGTGCCGCGCGTCGTCGCCGCGACGATCATGCTGCCGCTTCTTACCGTCATCTTCGATTTCGTCGCCGTGGTCGGTGCGTGGGTTGTCGCGACGATGTTGCTCGACGTTTCGTCGGAGATTTTCTACGACAGCATCGTCACGTACGTGAAGCACTCCGACTTCACGAACGGCCTCATCAAGGCGACCGTGTTCGGCGCCATCGTCGCGATCGTGTCCTGCTACATGGGATACACGACCACGCGCGGTGCCGAAGGCGTCGGCCGCGCGACGACCGCGGCGGTCGTCGTGTCGAGCGTGTCGGTGCTGATTTCGGACTATTTCCTGACGGCGATGCTCTTCACGACTTGA
- the alr gene encoding alanine racemase: protein MFTHRPTFARIDLDALEHNFRVIRRRLGEDIGIISVVKADAYGHGAVPIAANLERLGASGFAVAFCEEGVQLREGGITKPILVLGGIYIGEAQKASYYDLTPVLFSRENAEETAREVRRVGRRLAVHLKVDTGMNRIGMRPEEAEDVLRLVRESEVLDAQGLLTHLATVSPDLGDSYWRQVTAFRDVVDRLTPMMDKPQVHMANSAAVLAAPRPPFNAVRVGKAMLGAYPGDAFRGMLPLRPVLSLGTQITHLNAIRAGEAVSYEGTFVAGRETLVATIPMGYADGLNRKLSNTGEALVRGQRARIIGNVCMDMTMLDVTDIPGVAAGDPVVLIGRQGDGEINVHEVARHCGTIPYEIFTNINHRVARVYVKGQGKR, encoded by the coding sequence GTCATCCGGCGGCGGCTCGGCGAGGACATCGGCATCATCTCGGTGGTCAAGGCCGACGCCTACGGCCACGGCGCGGTGCCGATCGCGGCGAACCTCGAGCGCCTGGGCGCCTCCGGGTTCGCGGTCGCGTTTTGCGAGGAGGGCGTTCAGCTCCGCGAGGGCGGCATCACCAAGCCGATCCTCGTGCTCGGCGGCATCTATATCGGCGAGGCGCAAAAAGCGTCGTATTACGACCTGACGCCCGTGCTCTTCTCGCGCGAAAACGCCGAGGAGACCGCGCGCGAGGTGCGCCGCGTGGGGCGCCGCCTCGCGGTGCACCTGAAAGTCGACACGGGCATGAACCGCATCGGGATGAGACCCGAGGAGGCCGAGGACGTGCTGCGGCTGGTGCGGGAGTCCGAGGTGCTCGACGCGCAAGGGCTTCTGACGCACCTGGCCACCGTGTCGCCCGATCTGGGCGATTCGTACTGGAGGCAGGTGACGGCGTTTCGCGACGTGGTCGATCGTCTGACACCGATGATGGACAAGCCGCAGGTGCACATGGCCAACAGCGCGGCGGTGCTGGCCGCGCCGCGCCCGCCGTTCAACGCCGTGCGCGTGGGCAAGGCCATGCTCGGCGCTTATCCGGGCGACGCCTTTCGCGGTATGCTCCCGCTCAGGCCGGTTCTTTCGCTCGGTACGCAAATCACGCACCTCAACGCGATTCGCGCGGGTGAGGCGGTGAGCTACGAGGGGACGTTCGTCGCGGGGCGCGAAACGCTTGTCGCGACGATCCCGATGGGTTACGCGGACGGCCTGAACCGCAAGCTGTCGAACACCGGCGAGGCGCTTGTGCGCGGGCAGCGCGCGCGCATCATCGGCAACGTGTGCATGGACATGACGATGCTCGACGTGACGGACATCCCGGGCGTTGCCGCGGGCGATCCGGTCGTCCTGATCGGCCGCCAGGGCGACGGGGAGATCAACGTGCACGAGGTGGCGCGCCACTGCGGGACCATCCCGTACGAGATCTTCACGAACATCAACCACCGCGTGGCGCGCGTGTACGTGAAGGGGCAGGGCAAGCGATGA